One window of Triticum dicoccoides isolate Atlit2015 ecotype Zavitan chromosome 5A, WEW_v2.0, whole genome shotgun sequence genomic DNA carries:
- the LOC119299460 gene encoding disease resistance protein RGA4-like: protein MHVFRYFIVIDGLQQEEDWDFLRNVFPQNEKSSRIVVSTSVQRVAKYCSSSTSFVYKMEGLDNEETKKLFWQEVGVPNAADSLKQLAQGICNGCHGLPLAVVSAAKYLRPIWTELKQSDWDREALALGNRVTGQGEQPAFAELKKILVECFDGLTCHRVKTCLLSVTMFPKGHPIKRKSLFRRWIAEGFVEHDGRLDKNAACHELFRELIERHLVEPVESSRENLVPAAEVKMCQVHGVLLDFLLSESLRRNFTDLIRNNVPVQAARGGIRTRRLAVHTDDDCRVGAPCDVDLKRYSFIRSLTIVNSAFKDLLESEFLRVLDLEGSKGIDEQALCKIFQLIHLKYLSIRATDCCRIPKRIRRLHQLETLDARDSNVRELPIEVLLLPRLAHLFGEFQLPSELCSKKKIPITGKDVERVFKSSNSKLESVAGFLVDDRQGFQHIMLHMHNLKKVKMRWGSTSTAPTQDLSGLLADSLRRRFGLECLSIDFGEHSLDFMNPLSYSETCLLKSVKLRGSLSEGLPGFMCKLEYLSELHLFSTGLDSEALSALEQLSHLEHLQLEEVSDRFGSCTFSLAAGKFERLKRLIIDAPKLPQVTVANGAMAVLTTLELLCHDVTGFAATGISRLGSLSEVVLLKSLKSCDPGTWSRWEAEAKKHKKRPRISFCDSSNRQQRQAAAVRQQKSGSKWRMLPR, encoded by the exons ATGCATGTGTTCAGGTACTTCATTGTAATTGACGGTTTGCAACAAGAAGAAGATTGGGACTTCCTGAGGAATGTCTTCCCTCAAAATGAGAAAAGTAGCAGGATAGTTGTGAGCACAAGTGTCCAACGTGTCGCTAAGTACTGCAGCTCCAGCACTagtttcgtgtacaaaatggaaggTCTCGACAATGAGGAGACTAAGAAACTGTTCTGGCAAGAAGTTGGAGTGCCGAATGCTGCCGATTCGTTGAAACAACTTGCACAAGGCATCTGTAACGGATGCCACGGTTTACCCCTCGCAGTGGTCAGTGCAGCCAAGTATTTGAGACCCATATGGACAGAACTGAAACAGAGTGACTGGGACCGCGAGGCTCTCGCGC TGGGTAACCGCGTAACAGGCCAGGGCGAGCAACCTGCCTTTGCAGAACTGAAAAAAATCCTCGTGGAATGCTTCGACGGCCTAACCTGCCACCGTGTCAAGACTTGCTTGTTGTCTGTTACAATGTTCCccaagggtcaccccatcaagaggAAAAGCTTGTTCCGGCGGTGGATAGCTGAAGGCTTCGTGGAGCATGACGGGCGACTGGATAAGAACGCCGCTTGCCATGAACTCTTCCGGGAGCTGATCGAGCGCCACCTCGTGGAGCCAGTGGAGAGCAGCAGAGAGAATCTGGTGCCGGCAGCCGAAGTGAAGATGTGTCAGGTTCACGGTGTGTTGCTTGACTTTCTTCTCAGCGAGTCCCTCCGTCGGAACTTCACCGACCTCATCCGCAACAATGTGCCTGTTCAAGCCGCACGCGGAGGCATCCGTACCCGTCGGCTCGCCGTCCACACGGACGACGACTGCAGGGTTGGTGCACCCTGCGACGTTGACCTCAAACGTTACTCCTTCATCAGGTCATTGACGATCGTGAACAGCGCCTTTAAGGACTTGCTGGAGAGCGAGTTCCTCCGGGTGCTGGATCTGGAGGGCTCCAAAGGCATCGACGAACAAGCGCTATGCAAAATCTTCCAGCTGATACACCTCAAGTACCTCAGCATCAGGGCCACGGACTGCTGCAGAATTCCCAAGAGGATCAGGAGGCTACATCAGCTTGAGACTCTGGACGCCCGGGACAGCAACGTCAGGGAACTGCCGATTGAGGTCCTCCTCCTGCCGCGGCTTGCCCACCTTTTCGGCGAGTTTCAACTCCCCAGTGAGCTATGCAGCAAGAAGAAGATCCCGATTACAGGCAAGGACGTGGAGAGAGTTTTCAAGAGCAGCAACAGCAAGCTGGAGAGTGTGGCAGGGTTCCTCGTGGACGACCGCCAAGGTTTCCAACATATTATGCTCCACATGCACAATCTCAAGAAGGTTAAGATGCGGTGGGGGAGCACGAGCACGGCCCCAACCCAAGATTTGTCTGGCCTTCTTGCCGACTCCCTGCGGAGGCGATTTGGGCTCGAGTGCCTATCAATTGATTTTGGTGAGCACTCGCTAGATTTTATGAACCCCCTGTCATATTCAGAAACTTGCTTGCTCAAATCCGTCAAGCTGCGCGGAAGCCTCAGCGAGGGTCTACCGGGCTTCATGTGCAAGCTGGAATATCTCTCAGAGCTTCATCTTTTCTCCACTGGCCTTGACAGCGAGGCCCTCTCGGCCCTGGAACAACTAAGTCACTTGGAGCACCTGCAGCTCGAAGAGGTCAGTGACAGATTCGGGAGCTGCACCTTCAGTTTGGCGGCAGGCAAATTTGAGAGACTCAAGCGACTCATCATCGATGCCCCCAAGCTTCCACAGGTGACTGTCGCAAATGGAGCCATGGCTGTCCTCACCACCCTTGAACTACTTTGCCATGATGTAACGGGGTTTGCAGCTACGGGCATCTCACGCCTTGGATCTCTTAGTGAGGTCGTACTACTCAAAAGTCTCAAATCTTGTGACCCTGGCACCTGGTCG